tggatatatttatgtctaaaaacgtttagatacatataatattttgataattaatatggatcaaagggagtattatttaataaaaaaatatcttgTTCGAATGGGCTCCATTTGTAACATGCAAATAGCATATTCAGTACAAACGCTGAACTGAGCTGGAAATTTGTGTAAACTGATGAACATCCCATCTCTTCATTTTAACCTTAAAAGTCTAAACTCTTAATTTACACCTCACTCCAGTTGACCACAACACAAAGGGTCTCTTATTTCTCACAACCACACCAGGATGTACTACAAATTTAGCGCACACATGACATCACGCTGAAatcaacagcgcacacacacacacacacacattgtTTAGAAATATGACACCGGGAACAAGAGCTGATCATAGCTGCATCTTCATCAAACGAGGTTGTGATAACCCTCAGTCAGACACGGCTTACAGCGTAACACCTGGGACATGAACCCATTCCACCTGCAGCACGATAGAGCCACTGTCAACATTCTTCAGCTTCAGGATCAAGTCCTGGACGACCTTGCCATTCTTCCACGAGACGTGGCTCTCACCGCCAAGGTAGTTTGTGCCAACCGGGTAAATCGTCTTGATCCTGGTCCCATCAGAGGCATGCTTTAGATCCAGCTTCGCAGCATCATAGATGTCAGTTACGTTGAACTCAGCCACTCCCATGCTGTCATCTGCTGTGAATTTGTCCTCATCGAAAACTTCCTGCGTGATGTTTTCGCCAGTTGGATACATAAGTGATCAGTTGAGTTCACATCTTCACCAACCATCCGTGGACCTATGGTATAAATGGTCCCCTATCTATTCATGTTTtgacgaagaagaaaaacgtatgtgtattttttttgttgctttcAGAAATTGTTTAAAACACTGCTGCAAGTTCCTTTCAATTCAATTCTTG
This is a stretch of genomic DNA from Brachypodium distachyon strain Bd21 chromosome 1, Brachypodium_distachyon_v3.0, whole genome shotgun sequence. It encodes these proteins:
- the LOC100834886 gene encoding protein C2-DOMAIN ABA-RELATED 8 — encoded protein: MASEQVIGKLSVRVVRGSNLIVADPLTHTSDPYVVLCYGSQKVKTSVQKKNANPLWNEVLQLPVTNPTKPVKLEVFDEDKFTADDSMGVAEFNVTDIYDAAKLDLKHASDGTRIKTIYPVGTNYLGGESHVSWKNGKVVQDLILKLKNVDSGSIVLQVEWVHVPGVTL